A window of the Comamonas sp. Y33R10-2 genome harbors these coding sequences:
- a CDS encoding pyridoxal-dependent decarboxylase, translating into MQKNMADMRRTVQETAQYLEGQYTWSHPDVHRLHGSATSVSIIGQLYGSLVDPNTVWDDLSHKTAEAEVRASAMCAELVGYDPDKALGLFTFGGTGTTLYGIKIGAEKAQPGLFNDGLRQPMRVFASDVAHYAKLSSTAWLGLGSQAAVSVPTTEDNAIDVQALEKSLRSAIAKGERIAAIVVTMGSTDAFGIDDIEAVHALRLKLVQEYKLDYVPHLHADAVIGWAYSVFNDYDFAQNPLEIPDAALNSLKLVRERLRHLSLADSLGIDFHKSGYTPYASSLFLARDAQMLSPIRRDKVAMPYLFQFGEYDPGIYTLECSRSGGPVLAALSNLILLGKDGFRGMLSHCLQMSELMRKKARELPWLTVLNADNHGSVVVIRVYPDNVEADSSYRIERSDAAQKATLQAHNDFNQAVYMRTREMAESGESPVFVQTNRYRDTPYGMPIVGIKFFTLSVFTDPESIDRALDALRKAREYVQRQNALASKN; encoded by the coding sequence ATGCAAAAGAATATGGCAGACATGCGCCGTACCGTTCAGGAGACGGCTCAATATCTCGAAGGTCAATACACATGGAGCCACCCTGATGTGCACCGTCTGCATGGCTCTGCAACCTCCGTCTCCATCATTGGTCAGCTGTATGGCTCCCTTGTAGACCCCAATACAGTCTGGGATGATTTGTCGCACAAGACGGCTGAAGCAGAAGTCAGAGCCTCCGCAATGTGCGCCGAGCTCGTGGGCTATGACCCAGATAAGGCGCTGGGACTGTTTACTTTTGGCGGCACAGGAACCACTCTTTACGGCATCAAAATTGGTGCAGAAAAAGCCCAGCCCGGCCTGTTTAATGATGGCCTGCGTCAGCCCATGCGCGTCTTCGCCTCTGATGTGGCTCACTACGCCAAGCTTAGCTCAACCGCTTGGCTAGGCTTGGGCTCTCAAGCGGCAGTCTCTGTGCCCACCACCGAAGACAATGCCATTGATGTACAGGCGTTAGAAAAATCTCTGCGTAGCGCTATCGCAAAAGGCGAACGTATTGCCGCCATTGTTGTCACCATGGGAAGCACCGATGCTTTTGGCATAGACGACATCGAAGCCGTGCATGCGCTGCGCTTAAAGCTGGTGCAAGAGTACAAGCTTGACTATGTGCCGCACCTGCATGCAGATGCCGTGATTGGCTGGGCATATAGCGTTTTCAATGACTACGACTTTGCACAAAACCCGCTAGAAATTCCCGACGCTGCACTGAACTCCCTCAAGCTAGTTCGCGAGCGTCTGCGTCACCTGTCACTCGCCGACTCTTTGGGCATTGACTTCCATAAGAGTGGCTACACACCCTATGCATCCAGCCTATTTCTGGCCCGGGATGCACAAATGCTCAGCCCCATCCGTCGCGACAAAGTGGCGATGCCCTATTTATTCCAATTTGGCGAATATGACCCCGGCATTTACACCTTGGAATGCTCACGCTCGGGCGGGCCAGTGCTCGCTGCACTGTCTAACCTGATTTTGCTGGGCAAAGATGGCTTTCGGGGCATGCTCAGCCACTGCCTTCAAATGTCAGAGCTCATGCGAAAAAAGGCGCGCGAGCTACCTTGGTTGACCGTACTCAATGCCGACAACCATGGTTCAGTGGTCGTTATTCGAGTCTATCCAGACAATGTCGAAGCCGACAGCTCATACCGCATAGAAAGAAGCGACGCCGCGCAAAAAGCCACGCTGCAAGCGCATAACGACTTCAACCAGGCCGTGTACATGCGCACCCGCGAGATGGCAGAAAGCGGCGAAAGCCCCGTGTTCGTGCAAACCAACCGGTACCGAGATACCCCGTATGGCATGCCAATCGTTGGCATCAAATTCTTCACGCTTTCCGTGTTCACCGACCCCGAATCCATTGATCGGGCTCTCGATGCGCTGCGCAAGGCGCGTGAATATGTGCAGCGACAAAACGCCCTCGCAAGCAAGAACTAA
- a CDS encoding phytochelatin synthase family protein, whose product MLVSLSLALCSAFLTPTALARETAPQVTFAPSTQKPLEIPSNLFALSHPIGQQRLLQSDYRQPYWLLATYFETQRNQAYCSVASSVIVLNALGLPRPANALYPDFPFFTQQDFFTPADKRIADPDVVAKEGMTMDQLSAMLGNYPVNQQKIFGDTLNEQSFRELLKKNLKEDDRFVLLNFNRRMTGEIGGGHWSPLAAYHEPSDSVLLMDVARYKYPPVWVPLKDLLLGAQDPDSVSNKPRGVLIISKKP is encoded by the coding sequence ATGCTGGTGAGCCTGTCTCTGGCGCTCTGCAGCGCTTTTCTCACACCTACGGCATTAGCGCGGGAAACTGCGCCTCAAGTCACTTTCGCCCCTTCCACTCAGAAGCCACTGGAGATTCCAAGCAATCTCTTTGCGCTCTCGCACCCAATTGGTCAGCAGCGGCTTTTGCAAAGTGACTATCGCCAGCCCTACTGGCTGCTGGCAACCTACTTTGAAACCCAACGCAATCAAGCCTATTGCTCTGTTGCAAGTTCCGTCATCGTGCTCAACGCCTTAGGCCTGCCTAGGCCAGCCAATGCGCTGTATCCAGACTTTCCATTCTTCACTCAGCAAGACTTTTTCACACCCGCCGACAAGCGCATTGCGGACCCGGACGTGGTTGCTAAAGAGGGTATGACCATGGACCAGCTCAGCGCCATGCTGGGCAACTACCCTGTCAACCAGCAAAAGATATTTGGCGACACGCTGAATGAGCAGAGTTTTCGCGAACTATTGAAGAAAAATCTCAAAGAAGATGATCGCTTTGTCTTGCTCAATTTCAACCGACGCATGACTGGTGAAATCGGTGGAGGACACTGGTCGCCTCTGGCCGCATACCACGAGCCCAGTGATTCTGTTTTGCTCATGGATGTAGCACGCTACAAATACCCACCCGTGTGGGTCCCCCTCAAGGATTTGTTGCTGGGCGCGCAGGACCCAGACAGCGTAAGCAACAAACCACGCGGCGTTCTCATCATCAGCAAAAAACCATGA
- a CDS encoding RCC1 domain-containing protein, translating into MSQPDKVLDLAAGRDHSLVLRSQAGLLGWGGDGTGRLPLPAGVCSASDSENSMVLISHQPLRQITAGAGSSLALDTQGKAYVWGANRAGLGGQQGSITESTPRLLHGLPAIEHISGSEFFALALSKEGQLFHWGLLPGGAQTQNIAPASVQQAPACLTCSAGGSHALAIDRQHTIWAWGSNTAGQLGLGHLKDQASPIRLPVLKRMKAVAAGSSHSLALDTNGSVWAWGSNQHGQLGHSAPSYSPEALKVKLPEAITQIAAGQHVSYALSRSGNVYAWGWNASGQLGQGNQNALTGIQSIASLRRITQLAAGHRHVLASDGARVWAWGDNRREQLGIAIPSMASPILLNETQAL; encoded by the coding sequence ATGAGCCAGCCAGATAAGGTTCTGGACTTGGCTGCAGGCCGTGACCACAGCTTGGTATTGCGATCACAAGCGGGCTTGCTGGGCTGGGGGGGCGACGGCACAGGGCGCCTGCCTTTGCCTGCAGGGGTGTGCTCGGCTTCGGACTCCGAAAACAGCATGGTTTTGATCAGTCACCAGCCATTGCGCCAAATCACTGCGGGCGCGGGCAGCAGTTTGGCCTTGGATACACAGGGCAAAGCTTACGTATGGGGCGCTAACCGCGCTGGGCTAGGCGGTCAACAAGGCAGCATTACGGAATCAACACCGCGCTTGTTGCACGGACTTCCCGCCATCGAGCACATCAGTGGCAGCGAATTTTTTGCACTGGCGCTCAGCAAAGAGGGGCAATTGTTTCACTGGGGGCTGCTCCCCGGTGGCGCTCAGACTCAGAACATCGCCCCGGCTAGCGTGCAGCAAGCACCAGCGTGTTTGACATGCAGCGCTGGCGGCTCTCATGCCTTAGCAATAGACCGGCAGCACACAATCTGGGCATGGGGCTCCAACACCGCAGGGCAGTTGGGCCTCGGTCACCTCAAAGATCAAGCCAGCCCCATACGGCTGCCTGTTTTGAAGCGTATGAAGGCCGTTGCAGCGGGCAGCAGCCATAGCTTGGCGCTTGATACCAATGGATCCGTATGGGCCTGGGGAAGCAATCAGCACGGCCAGCTAGGTCACTCAGCCCCCAGTTACAGCCCTGAAGCCCTCAAAGTCAAACTCCCTGAAGCAATTACTCAAATCGCAGCCGGGCAGCATGTCTCCTATGCACTCTCTCGCTCGGGCAATGTTTATGCATGGGGCTGGAATGCCAGCGGCCAGCTAGGCCAAGGAAATCAAAACGCGCTGACAGGCATTCAATCCATTGCTTCATTGCGGCGCATCACCCAACTGGCAGCAGGCCACAGGCATGTGCTGGCCAGCGATGGGGCACGTGTCTGGGCATGGGGCGACAACCGCCGCGAGCAACTTGGCATCGCTATCCCAAGCATGGCCTCTCCCATCTTGTTGAACGAAACACAAGCGCTTTAA
- a CDS encoding multicopper oxidase family protein, translated as MDYTLRMTYADLRLDNKAVNLRTYNGMIPAPTLQVDAGELLKIRIVNDLPLNPVSQEPVEHLRYMNSANLHTHGLHVTPGLVRPNVYGDYVVDTHTTAVHPGQSRQHEYAIGKDHPPGTSWYHPHLHGSTAIQVGSGMAGAILIKGALDQVPEIAAARDRVFMFQAPISDDKGRLESFSQVADPKSEPPFLINGQRRPTLVLRPGQVERWRLINAGIANYLNIEFQDHALHLVALDSCPRSHAQVFQSNDAQADGLVLCPGNRADVLIKAGAPGRYELRTNSYDMGNEQPLDADVLAYIVVEGSPINMALPQKLPPVPEALKHISDEELAQKGGLRRSIVLRSVFNSDGSPLTSAPALDLLNLPNGDLSQLSQWQYQTDSTFLADTALTMGAASDKASTQPLMPQKLAPIQSDSAIRQTVDLGSVEEWTIYNMNGVRHPFHIHINPIEIIKVNGEAVEPFWCDTIGLPRNGKPEAPTSVTFRTRFTDFRGEYVMHCHILAHEDMGMMQIVSVE; from the coding sequence TTGGACTACACCTTGCGCATGACTTATGCAGACCTACGCTTAGATAACAAAGCCGTCAACCTACGCACTTACAACGGCATGATCCCAGCGCCAACGCTGCAAGTTGATGCAGGTGAGCTGCTGAAAATTCGCATCGTCAACGATCTTCCCCTCAATCCTGTGAGCCAAGAGCCAGTTGAGCACCTTCGCTATATGAATAGTGCCAACCTCCATACTCATGGCCTGCATGTCACGCCGGGGCTGGTTCGCCCCAACGTCTATGGCGACTACGTTGTAGATACCCATACAACCGCCGTACACCCAGGTCAGAGCCGCCAGCATGAATACGCTATCGGCAAAGATCACCCCCCGGGCACCTCTTGGTACCACCCCCATTTACATGGATCTACTGCCATTCAAGTTGGTAGCGGCATGGCTGGAGCCATTTTGATTAAAGGCGCACTAGATCAAGTCCCTGAAATCGCCGCAGCGCGCGACCGCGTTTTCATGTTCCAAGCACCGATCTCGGACGACAAAGGCCGGCTGGAAAGCTTCTCTCAAGTGGCAGATCCAAAATCCGAGCCTCCATTTCTCATCAATGGTCAGCGCCGACCAACTCTCGTGCTGCGCCCCGGTCAAGTTGAACGCTGGCGCCTGATCAATGCTGGTATTGCCAATTATCTGAACATCGAATTTCAAGATCACGCTCTGCACCTTGTGGCACTGGACTCCTGCCCACGCAGTCATGCACAAGTTTTCCAGAGCAACGACGCGCAAGCTGACGGGCTGGTTCTGTGCCCAGGCAATCGTGCCGATGTCTTGATCAAGGCAGGCGCGCCTGGCCGCTATGAACTCAGAACGAACTCCTATGACATGGGCAATGAACAGCCGCTGGACGCTGATGTTCTTGCCTATATTGTTGTAGAGGGAAGCCCAATCAACATGGCTTTGCCGCAAAAACTGCCGCCGGTCCCTGAAGCGCTCAAGCACATTAGCGACGAAGAACTCGCTCAAAAAGGCGGGCTGCGACGCAGCATTGTTTTGCGCTCTGTTTTCAATAGTGATGGAAGCCCTTTGACAAGCGCTCCCGCACTCGACCTTCTGAACCTTCCCAATGGTGACCTGTCTCAATTGAGCCAATGGCAATACCAAACAGACAGCACCTTTTTGGCGGATACGGCGTTGACGATGGGAGCCGCAAGCGACAAAGCATCTACTCAACCGCTGATGCCGCAGAAACTGGCACCCATCCAATCGGATTCCGCCATACGCCAAACGGTGGACCTTGGAAGTGTTGAGGAATGGACTATCTACAATATGAACGGGGTACGCCACCCCTTTCACATCCACATCAACCCTATCGAAATTATCAAAGTCAACGGTGAAGCGGTCGAGCCTTTCTGGTGCGACACCATTGGACTGCCGCGAAACGGAAAACCTGAGGCACCCACGTCGGTGACATTCAGAACACGTTTTACAGACTTCCGTGGCGAGTACGTCATGCACTGCCACATCTTGGCGCATGAAGATATGGGGATGATGCAAATCGTCTCGGTGGAATAA